The genomic DNA GAACGGTTTACAATGCGTCATGCCGATCAGGTCGGTCGGGTGCGTATGCAGAACGACTCTGTTATCACGGCCCAGGCCACGCAGATAATTATGCATCATCAAATGCGAAGGCAACTCGGAAGTAGGCAAAATCAATTGTTCAGCAATAATATCATAACTTTTTCCATCCCCGGCGATACGGATCAAGGAACCGTTGGCCAACGGTTCCTGTGCTACATAACGCATCCGCTTTCCTGTACCGGTGACATAGAAAATATGTCCGGCAAGAGCGGTCATCGCTTCTTGTAAAGGAATAGCCGGTCCCAGTGCGGGAAGTGCTTTTTCGACATCGTTCATCAAGTCGGTCAGGTTTACGGAAATGTTACCACCGTTACGTTCCGCCCATCCTTTTGTCCAAAGATAGCCGGCCACTTCAGCGATACGGCCAATCTCGGCCATCAATTTTTCATTGTTTCTGATTGTTTTCATTTTACTTATATATCTTTTTTATGAGGGACACGCCCCCGGCTCAAAATTGTTCTTCACCCGGCAAAAAACAGACAAGCACGGGAGCTTAATTTCATACCTATGGAAATTAAGTTCCATACCTATCGAACTAACGTCCCATGCCTATCTCCAATCCGATCATTATCTTAAATCAAATTAGGCAGCAAAAGTGAGAATATCAGGAGACACATGCCGCAAACCAAAACGACGATCGTCTGCCGGCTCACCCCTTTCCACTCTTTCAATATAATGCCCCACACATTGCTGAAGATCACATTCAGCGACATCAAGATGCTCCATGAAAAGGCCAGCATCACCGGAGATTCGGCAAAATAGCTCTTTCCCATTCCCAGCCCGAAGAATTGCGAATACCACAAAACACCTGCCAGCGCACAAAATAAGACATTATTCAGCAAAGTACCGCCTGATACGGAGAAATAATCTCTCCCCGTCTTGTTCCTTACATTCTGGAAAAGGCAATAAGAGGCGTTCGTGATAAACCCCCCGATCGTCACCAACAGGATGACCGGATTCAGTGCGAACAATTCGCTTGCGCCGGACTGTTTCGCCTTCTCAAGGATCGGAGCGCCGGATTCCAGGCCCAGATTGAAGCAGGCACTCATCACACCGGCCAAAAGAGCGACAAGCAAACCTTTCGTCAACGCGAAATCCTTTACAGCCGCTTTCTTTTCCTCCTCGGTCATATTACGGGCGCGAAGACTTCCGGCATACCCGATCACGGCGATACCGGCAAGCGTGATACACACACCGATCAGCAAGACCAGGCCATCGCCATGAAACAAATCCGTTCCGCCAAAAACTGCCGGGAAAAGCGTCCCGAAACCGGCACACGTTCCAAGCGCGATGCTCTGGCCGAGCGCAACCCCCAAATAACGCATGCTCAACCCGAAGGTCAACCCGCCGATCCCCCACAAGATTCCGTAGATAACGGCCCCCGCAGCTCCGCCGGCACTCCACAGTTCCAAGAGGCTGCTCCCATTGGGAATGGCAAGCTGCGCTCCTAAGAATGGGAAGACGAGCCAGGCAAAAATGCCTTGCACCAACCAAAAACTTTCCCAGCTCCAATCCTTGACTTTGTTGATCGGAACGTAGGAACTGCTCTGCCCGAAACTACCGATTGCGATTATGATCAATCCGATGATTATTTCCATATATGTTATTTTTAGAGGGCGAACCTGTGTGTTCGCCCCTAAGGTTAACGTTTACTTGTTACTTCCGCTTCGTATTTTTCTATCTCGGCGATATAATCCTCACCTACCGGGACGTCGTTTTGCAGGCAGAACATATCCCAGACGGCTGTCCACGGAAGGCTCTTCATTTCCTCCTGCAGAGCTAAACGCTGGAAATATTTGCCTTCGGCTTCGTACTGCTGCAAAGTTGCCGATGGTTCAAGAAGGGCTTGCATAAAAGCCTTCTGCGTTGCACGGCAACCGATCACGTACGCCCCGATACGGTTGATCGTCGCATCGAAGTAGTCCAAGCCGATATGCACACGGTCCAATGCCTTGCAACGGATGATTTCGCGTGCCAGATCGAGCAAGTCGTCGCTCAGGATCACCACATGGTCGCTGTCCCAACGAATCGGACGGCTCACGTGCAACATGATCTCCGGTGTAAAAAGAAGCAGGGCCGAAACCTTGTCGGCGATACTTTCCGTCAGATGGAAATGGCCCGTGTCGAGCGTCACAATCTTATTCTTCTTCGCACCGTAGCCCAAGTAAAAATCATAGGAACCGACCGTATAACTTTCCAGACCGATGCCGAACAGTTTTGCCTCGATACAATCCTTCATGTTCTTATATTCAGTTGCAAAAATCTCGTCGAGCGACTGTTCCAGTATCTGACGATATTTGAGACGGCTGGCGGGAACTTCTTTACTGCCGTCGTGAATCCACAGGTTCATAATACAGGGATCGTCCTGGTATTTGCCCATCTCCTCGCTGATCCAGCGGCAGCGTTTCGTATGTTCGATCCAGAAATTGCGGATCGCATCGTCGGGATTCGCCAACGTCAGGTCGCCGCTCTTCGGATGCGAAAAAGAAGTGCTGTTGAAATCCAGCTTCATCCCGTTCTCTTTCGCCCACTGCATCCAGCTCTCAAAATGAGCAGGTTCCACTTCGTCACGGTCGACCTTCCTGCCCTGGAAATCGCCATATATTTCATGCAGGTTCAAGCGATGTTTACCAGCGATCAGAGAAGCCGCTTTCAAGACATCGGCACGCACTTCGTCGATCGTGCGGGCACGTCCCGGATAGTTGCCTGTCACCTGGATTCCGCCCGTCAGCGAACCGCCCTGGTTCTCGAAACCGCTCACATCGTCCGCCTGCCAGCAATGCATCGAAAGAGATATCTTCTGCAATTTGTCCATTGCCTCCCTTGCATCCACACCGACAGCTGCATAGCGTTCAACAGCTGCCTCATACGCTTGTCTGATAATGTTTTCTTTTGTCATGGTCTTATTTTTTTGAGGTTACAGATTTATATTTCCTAAAAGCCTCTTCCCACTCTCCACTACCTTCCGGCAGAAAGACAGCCGGCGAAAGGAAAGAGTTGATCAAACGGCGCATCTCCCAACGGTCGGCTACCAATCCCGCCGCCCTCGCCTGCACCATGCAGTTGCCGATTGCCGTCGCCTCCGAAGGCCCTGCCACAACCGGCATGTTTATTACATTTGCCGTAAATTGATTGAGAAGATTATTCATCGAGCCTCCCCCGATCACATGCAATTTGCGGATCGGGAAAGGAGCCATTTCGGATAACAATGCCAGCACCTCCTTATAC from Parabacteroides merdae ATCC 43184 includes the following:
- the rhaD gene encoding rhamnulose-1-phosphate aldolase, which codes for MKTIRNNEKLMAEIGRIAEVAGYLWTKGWAERNGGNISVNLTDLMNDVEKALPALGPAIPLQEAMTALAGHIFYVTGTGKRMRYVAQEPLANGSLIRIAGDGKSYDIIAEQLILPTSELPSHLMMHNYLRGLGRDNRVVLHTHPTDLIGMTHCKPFLDSDVITRTLWSMIPECRIIVPKGVGIVPYEIPGTLDLARATIKQLEKHDVVFWEKHGILAVGEDLIECFDAIDTLSKSAQIYFSARMAGYEPAGMTDKQLDDLVPAFGL
- the rhaT gene encoding L-rhamnose/proton symporter RhaT, with translation MEIIIGLIIIAIGSFGQSSSYVPINKVKDWSWESFWLVQGIFAWLVFPFLGAQLAIPNGSSLLELWSAGGAAGAVIYGILWGIGGLTFGLSMRYLGVALGQSIALGTCAGFGTLFPAVFGGTDLFHGDGLVLLIGVCITLAGIAVIGYAGSLRARNMTEEEKKAAVKDFALTKGLLVALLAGVMSACFNLGLESGAPILEKAKQSGASELFALNPVILLVTIGGFITNASYCLFQNVRNKTGRDYFSVSGGTLLNNVLFCALAGVLWYSQFFGLGMGKSYFAESPVMLAFSWSILMSLNVIFSNVWGIILKEWKGVSRQTIVVLVCGMCLLIFSLLLPNLI
- a CDS encoding L-rhamnose isomerase; the encoded protein is MTKENIIRQAYEAAVERYAAVGVDAREAMDKLQKISLSMHCWQADDVSGFENQGGSLTGGIQVTGNYPGRARTIDEVRADVLKAASLIAGKHRLNLHEIYGDFQGRKVDRDEVEPAHFESWMQWAKENGMKLDFNSTSFSHPKSGDLTLANPDDAIRNFWIEHTKRCRWISEEMGKYQDDPCIMNLWIHDGSKEVPASRLKYRQILEQSLDEIFATEYKNMKDCIEAKLFGIGLESYTVGSYDFYLGYGAKKNKIVTLDTGHFHLTESIADKVSALLLFTPEIMLHVSRPIRWDSDHVVILSDDLLDLAREIIRCKALDRVHIGLDYFDATINRIGAYVIGCRATQKAFMQALLEPSATLQQYEAEGKYFQRLALQEEMKSLPWTAVWDMFCLQNDVPVGEDYIAEIEKYEAEVTSKR